Proteins encoded in a region of the Streptomyces sp. NBC_00258 genome:
- a CDS encoding HpcH/HpaI aldolase/citrate lyase family protein — protein MSSEESSKSPAEADTGVVDRPSLRSLLFVPGTRTDWLPKARAAGADAAILDLEDAVPAVDKLAARAQVADALARAAATSAEQAGRMALFVRVNPLGDWAGAEELRAVVRPGLAGIVLPKVRSVQDVKLADRLLGWCEQEQGLPPGRVALVPLLETARGLREAYDIARAAARIAYMGALSAPGGDVERAVGYRWSPEGTETVALRSRVLLDARAAGAPCPVSGLWTRVGDLPGLRAFAEQNRSLGYEGMMAIHPSHVPVINEVFSPSSAELARCAELIAAVESAQREGTGAVTFQGEMVDEAMARTARLVLERHGA, from the coding sequence ATGTCATCTGAGGAGTCTTCGAAGAGCCCTGCGGAGGCAGACACGGGAGTGGTCGACCGGCCCTCGCTGCGCTCTCTGCTCTTCGTCCCCGGCACCAGAACCGACTGGCTGCCCAAGGCCCGGGCGGCGGGCGCCGACGCGGCCATCCTCGACCTGGAGGACGCGGTGCCCGCCGTGGACAAGCTCGCCGCCCGCGCGCAGGTGGCCGACGCCCTCGCACGGGCCGCCGCCACGTCGGCCGAGCAGGCGGGACGGATGGCGCTGTTCGTCCGTGTCAACCCACTGGGCGACTGGGCCGGGGCTGAGGAGCTGCGGGCGGTCGTACGGCCCGGACTCGCCGGGATCGTCCTTCCCAAAGTCCGCTCCGTCCAGGACGTGAAGCTCGCCGACCGGCTGCTGGGCTGGTGCGAACAGGAACAGGGCCTGCCGCCTGGACGGGTCGCGCTGGTGCCCCTGCTGGAGACGGCTCGTGGCCTGCGCGAGGCCTACGACATCGCCCGGGCCGCCGCACGCATCGCCTACATGGGCGCTCTCAGCGCCCCCGGCGGCGACGTGGAACGCGCCGTCGGCTACCGCTGGAGCCCAGAAGGAACCGAAACGGTCGCGCTGCGCTCCCGCGTACTCCTGGACGCAAGGGCAGCCGGAGCGCCATGCCCGGTCAGCGGACTGTGGACGCGGGTCGGCGACCTGCCAGGGCTTCGCGCCTTCGCCGAACAGAACCGCTCCCTCGGCTACGAGGGCATGATGGCGATCCATCCCTCCCATGTCCCCGTGATCAACGAGGTGTTCTCTCCCAGCTCCGCCGAACTCGCCCGCTGCGCGGAGCTGATCGCGGCGGTCGAGTCGGCGCAGAGAGAAGGGACTGGCGCCGTGACCTTCCAAGGCGAGATGGTCGACGAGGCGATGGCACGCACGGCCCGCCTTGTCCTTGAACGACACGGGGCGTGA
- a CDS encoding MarR family winged helix-turn-helix transcriptional regulator, with protein sequence MEDQAHQTGPTAGPDHEQRWAELADLVLIISREIQFRGYTDEQAVPLSPSEGMVMRYLQHEPAAPPSRIAAATGLQRTNLSTVLGGLERKGLVERRTNPGDGRGITVHTTEHGRANYALVRQEWAAAVSAAAGHDATHLDAALTLLTAVEAGLTSLRPGTRAEGPATEA encoded by the coding sequence ATGGAGGACCAAGCGCACCAGACGGGCCCGACCGCAGGACCGGACCACGAGCAGCGGTGGGCCGAGCTGGCCGACCTCGTGCTGATCATCAGCCGCGAGATCCAGTTCCGCGGCTACACCGACGAGCAGGCCGTCCCGCTCTCCCCGTCCGAGGGCATGGTGATGCGTTACCTGCAGCACGAGCCCGCCGCCCCACCCAGCCGCATCGCCGCCGCGACCGGGCTACAGCGCACCAACCTCTCCACCGTCCTGGGCGGACTGGAACGCAAGGGCCTCGTCGAGCGACGCACCAACCCGGGCGACGGCCGGGGCATCACCGTCCACACCACCGAACACGGACGCGCCAACTACGCTCTCGTCCGCCAGGAATGGGCCGCGGCCGTCTCCGCGGCCGCCGGCCACGACGCCACACACCTCGACGCCGCCCTCACTCTGCTCACCGCGGTGGAGGCCGGCCTGACCAGCCTCCGGCCCGGGACCCGCGCCGAAGGCCCGGCAACAGAGGCCTGA
- a CDS encoding CaiB/BaiF CoA transferase family protein — MSDNERNTTGSGQLRGLKVVEFAHVVAGPLAGSMLADQGADVVHVEPPGAGDAARAMGPQRDGVPLWFKVAGRNKRSVTLDLHHETGRLVAHRLVAWADVVIVTLRAGRLRSWGLDWDSVHRINPRAVLLQISGFGATSSQADAPGFGKVGEARSGVVHLTGFPDGPPVHTGFSHGDAVTGLMGAYAVLAALHRRDHDPRFDGEWIDLALFESLFRLVEWQVIVHDQLGRVPERSGNQLAVAPGAVINTYRSRDGEWITVTSATLRSVRNIARLLGLPEEEFSTAQQQYDRREQLDENLRNWVAERVTGECLEEFARAEVVASRVFDAADIAADPVYAEREDIVTVDDPDLGPVRMQAVIPHFRQRPGRVWRTGPSLGQDNHLVYGQWLGLSADELADLEKSDVI, encoded by the coding sequence GTGTCGGACAACGAGCGGAACACCACCGGAAGCGGGCAGTTGCGCGGGCTGAAAGTGGTCGAGTTCGCCCATGTGGTGGCCGGTCCGCTGGCGGGCTCGATGCTCGCCGACCAAGGGGCCGACGTCGTACACGTGGAACCCCCCGGCGCCGGAGACGCGGCCCGCGCCATGGGGCCCCAACGTGACGGTGTTCCCCTGTGGTTCAAGGTCGCCGGCCGCAACAAACGATCGGTCACCCTCGATCTGCACCACGAGACCGGCCGGCTCGTCGCCCACCGGCTCGTCGCCTGGGCGGACGTCGTCATCGTCACCCTGCGCGCAGGACGCCTGCGCAGCTGGGGACTCGACTGGGACTCCGTGCACCGGATCAACCCCCGGGCCGTGCTGCTGCAGATCTCCGGCTTCGGCGCCACCTCGTCACAGGCGGACGCCCCCGGCTTCGGGAAGGTGGGTGAGGCGCGCAGCGGAGTGGTCCACCTGACCGGCTTTCCCGACGGCCCACCCGTGCACACCGGTTTCTCGCACGGCGACGCCGTGACCGGCCTGATGGGCGCCTACGCCGTCCTCGCCGCCCTCCACCGCCGCGACCACGACCCCAGGTTCGACGGCGAGTGGATCGACCTCGCTCTCTTCGAGTCCCTGTTCCGTCTGGTCGAGTGGCAGGTCATCGTCCACGACCAGTTGGGACGAGTACCCGAACGCTCCGGCAACCAGTTGGCGGTCGCCCCAGGGGCCGTGATCAACACCTACCGCTCCCGCGACGGCGAGTGGATCACGGTGACCTCCGCGACGTTGCGCTCGGTCCGCAACATCGCCCGCCTGCTGGGACTCCCCGAGGAGGAGTTCAGCACCGCTCAGCAACAGTACGACCGACGCGAGCAGTTGGACGAGAACCTGCGGAACTGGGTGGCGGAGCGCGTCACCGGCGAGTGCCTGGAGGAGTTCGCCCGTGCCGAAGTCGTGGCCTCACGGGTGTTCGACGCCGCGGACATCGCAGCCGACCCCGTGTACGCCGAACGCGAAGACATCGTCACCGTCGACGACCCCGATCTCGGCCCGGTACGTATGCAGGCGGTGATCCCGCATTTCCGGCAGCGCCCCGGGCGGGTCTGGCGGACGGGGCCCTCCCTCGGGCAGGACAACCACCTGGTCTACGGGCAGTGGCTCGGCCTCAGCGCGGACGAGCTGGCCGATCTGGAGAAGAGCGATGTCATCTGA
- a CDS encoding LysR family transcriptional regulator, translated as MEATTLRQLSAYAAVARAASFTAAAAEMHVSQSSLSRAVADLERHLGVQLLERDTRNVQLTAAGLEALRVAEQIVTAHQAGMKELRRYLLGESGTVAVATLPSVAAVLLPQVISDFRERRPQVAVRLLDGLERSVLDRVLSGDADFAITTVGNPPEQLEHRPLVRDRFVAVLPVGHPLADHHEITWDDLARQPFLAVGRDSSVRRLTDAAFAQIDAHALPAAEAGSIATVGGLVTAGLGVSAMPALVLPLMGAGPVVCRPLVDPVVDRRLDIALRARRTLPTVTERFLETLEEFRLQERPLPPGVSWA; from the coding sequence ATGGAGGCCACCACCCTGCGTCAGCTGTCGGCATACGCGGCCGTCGCCCGGGCCGCGAGCTTCACCGCGGCCGCCGCGGAGATGCATGTGTCCCAGTCTTCACTCAGCCGCGCGGTCGCGGATCTGGAGCGACACCTGGGCGTCCAGCTCCTGGAACGGGACACCCGCAACGTGCAGTTGACCGCGGCGGGCCTTGAGGCCCTGCGTGTCGCCGAGCAGATCGTCACCGCTCACCAAGCCGGCATGAAGGAGCTCAGGCGATACCTGCTCGGCGAGTCGGGAACGGTCGCCGTGGCCACCCTTCCCTCCGTCGCCGCGGTACTCCTGCCGCAGGTCATCTCCGACTTCCGCGAGCGGCGCCCACAGGTGGCGGTACGACTCCTCGACGGCCTGGAGCGGTCGGTACTGGACCGGGTCCTGTCCGGCGACGCCGACTTCGCGATCACCACCGTCGGCAACCCGCCGGAGCAGTTGGAGCACCGCCCTCTGGTCAGGGACCGCTTCGTCGCGGTGCTGCCGGTGGGCCACCCGCTCGCCGACCACCACGAGATCACCTGGGACGACCTGGCTCGTCAGCCGTTCCTGGCCGTCGGGCGCGACTCGAGCGTGCGTCGGCTCACCGACGCGGCGTTCGCCCAGATCGACGCGCACGCGCTACCGGCGGCCGAGGCGGGCAGTATCGCGACCGTGGGCGGACTGGTAACCGCCGGCCTCGGGGTGTCGGCGATGCCCGCCCTGGTGCTCCCGCTGATGGGTGCCGGACCCGTCGTCTGCCGTCCTCTGGTGGACCCCGTGGTGGACCGGCGCCTGGACATCGCGCTGCGCGCCCGACGAACGCTCCCGACCGTGACGGAACGGTTCCTGGAGACGCTCGAGGAGTTCCGCCTCCAGGAGCGTCCGCTTCCTCCCGGGGTTTCGTGGGCTTGA
- a CDS encoding MFS transporter, producing MTTTTSSRHAAATTLSPHATARAGGLHPVGVFILLAGAFLPIMDFFITNVALPSIDASLHASASSLELVIAGYGVAYATLLVLGGRLGDRYGRRRIFLGALVGFVLASLACGVAPGVGALIAARIVQGATAALLIPQVLATFHHVLDGERKARAVALYGATSGIAAVVGQLVGGLLVSADIAGTSWRPIFLVNVPIGVVVLLVAARIVPSTHSHHPVGIDLPGTVLFAATLTALLVPLTEGHSLGWPWWTWLMLAVAVVLGAVTYVVEKRTERRGEVPLLPPSLLRLPSMSRGLAMVFAFSIGFGAFMFVFALTVQNGLHADALHSGLAILPMALLFFAGSLVAPRLITRFGRAALSAGAVVQLAGLVWLVAVLLANWPHVSLWAMAVPLALVGAGQSMLFAGLFRSVLADVPTHLAGIGSGVLITLQQSGLALGVATLGTLYLARAPHNVAQAFAGVEYVQMAIVALLALGAAALPRFNKATPVATPVVDA from the coding sequence ATGACGACAACCACTTCCTCCCGGCATGCAGCGGCGACGACGCTCTCGCCCCATGCCACGGCCCGCGCCGGGGGCCTGCACCCGGTCGGGGTGTTCATCCTGCTCGCCGGCGCTTTCCTGCCGATCATGGACTTCTTCATCACCAACGTGGCCCTGCCCAGCATCGACGCCTCTCTGCACGCGTCGGCTTCGTCGCTGGAACTGGTGATCGCCGGGTACGGAGTCGCGTACGCGACCCTGCTGGTTCTCGGCGGGCGGCTCGGCGACCGCTACGGCCGTCGGCGTATCTTCCTAGGCGCGCTCGTGGGCTTCGTGCTGGCCTCCTTGGCCTGCGGTGTCGCCCCCGGCGTGGGTGCGCTGATCGCCGCCCGCATCGTCCAGGGCGCCACCGCGGCCCTGCTCATTCCGCAGGTGCTGGCGACGTTCCATCACGTCCTCGATGGAGAGCGCAAGGCCCGTGCCGTGGCCCTGTACGGGGCCACCTCCGGCATCGCCGCCGTGGTCGGACAACTGGTCGGCGGCCTGCTGGTCAGCGCGGATATCGCCGGTACCTCCTGGCGGCCGATCTTCCTGGTCAATGTGCCCATCGGCGTGGTCGTGCTGCTGGTGGCGGCCCGGATCGTGCCCAGCACGCACTCGCACCACCCCGTCGGTATCGACCTGCCCGGCACCGTGCTGTTCGCTGCCACCCTGACCGCCCTACTGGTGCCGCTGACCGAGGGGCACTCACTGGGCTGGCCCTGGTGGACCTGGCTGATGCTCGCCGTCGCGGTCGTCCTCGGCGCCGTCACCTATGTCGTGGAGAAGCGCACCGAGCGGCGCGGCGAGGTCCCACTGCTGCCGCCGTCCCTGTTGCGCCTGCCGTCGATGTCCCGTGGGCTGGCCATGGTGTTCGCCTTCAGCATCGGCTTCGGCGCGTTCATGTTCGTCTTCGCCCTCACCGTCCAGAACGGCCTGCACGCCGACGCCCTGCACAGCGGGCTGGCGATCCTGCCGATGGCCCTGCTCTTCTTCGCCGGTTCACTGGTCGCGCCCCGCCTGATCACCCGGTTCGGCCGGGCGGCGCTGTCTGCCGGTGCCGTCGTCCAACTCGCCGGGCTGGTCTGGCTGGTAGCGGTCCTGCTCGCGAACTGGCCGCACGTCAGCCTGTGGGCGATGGCCGTGCCGCTGGCCCTGGTCGGTGCCGGACAGTCGATGCTGTTCGCCGGCCTGTTCCGCAGCGTACTCGCCGACGTCCCGACGCACCTGGCCGGTATCGGCAGCGGCGTGCTGATCACCCTGCAGCAGAGCGGACTGGCGCTTGGCGTGGCCACCCTCGGCACCCTCTATCTGGCCCGGGCCCCGCACAACGTCGCCCAGGCCTTCGCCGGAGTCGAGTACGTACAGATGGCCATCGTCGCCCTCCTCGCGCTCGGCGCCGCCGCCCTGCCCCGCTTCAACAAAGCCACGCCGGTGGCCACTCCCGTCGTCGACGCCTGA